The genomic segment tgtttttgttactgAATTTGGATTGGACTGGATCATTTGTTCCACAACTCTGTTGAAGTAATTTGGTTCACTaaatttcagatttttcttCCCAGCACTGGGAGGATTGCTATTTGGGTATGACATTGGGGCCACTTCTGGTGCTACCCTATCCTTGCAGGTGCTTCGCTTAGTGGTCCCTTCTCATAATTTTACCCAacaattacattttattttatagcatAAATTTGGATGACAAGTAACATTGTAATCCATGattgtatctattttttttttatttttttttcaatttatcagTCAGCTGAGCTTAGCGGGATATCATGGTTCAACCTTTCTGCTGTTCAGCTTGGTCTTGTGGTATAGATTTTATCTCTTCTACTTTTTTCCCCTTAAGAACGATGTTTTATGCATCTTAATATTACTTCGTACTCGCTAGTTGTGGGAATGTGTTGGGTCTCTCATTATAGTGGTTGGCATTGGATGTAGGTTAGCGGTTCTCTTTATGGAGCTCTTCTTGGTTCCCTCCTTGTCTATCCAATTGCAGATTTTCTGGGTACATCTCTTTGCTATAGACTTTACCTTGAGTTTCAATGCATCTTGATGGATGTTGTTTACCTACTTGTTTGGATTCATGCTTAAAGGAAGGAGGCGGGAACTAATCGCAGCAGCATTGTTATATGTGTTTGGTGGTCTGGTCACTGGCTTTGCACCAGGTCTCAATGTTCTTTTATTAGGACGTCTTCTCTATGGTCTTGGTATTGGCTTGGTCAGATTCTCACAGACAACCTTGTTGTTGAAGATTTAACTGATACTGCAATGTCCTTATCTATCAaatcactttattttattgtttgcagGCCATGCATGGTGCTCCTCTCTATATTGCAGAAACTTGCCCATCACAGATTCGTGGAACTCTCATTTCTCTGAAGGAACTCTTCATAGTTCTAGGAATTCTGGTAATTTGAGTGACTTTACACTGTTATCTTCTCATTCACCATCTCTTAAGAGAATAACAAATTTGATATCATTTCTACAGATGGGCTTTTTAGTTGGAAGCATCCAAATTAATGCAGTTGGGGGCTGGCGTTACATGTATGGATTCGGTGTCCCAATTTCTTTGCTTATGGGATTAGGCATGTGGAGTCTCCCACCATCTCCGAGATGGTTGCTCCTCAGAGCAGTTCAAGGTAAAGGATCTTTCCAGGAATATAAAGAGAAGGCCATTTCTGCCTTGAGCAAACTTAGGGGCCGGCCTCCTGGTGACAAAGTGTCTGAGAAACAAATAGAGGAATCTCTTGTCTCACTGAAGTCTGCATATAAAGAAGATGAAACTGAGGGGAGTTTCTTGGAGGTGTTTCAAGGACCAAGTTTGAAAGCATTCGTTATTGGTGGGGGTTTGGTGCTTTTCCAACAGGTGCTTCATCCTCTCTGCTGTTTATGAtatactttaattattttatctctatTCTTGTGTTGAAACAAGAGAATGTcaacaatatcatttttatgAGCTGACTTTTGTCGTGATCGTGGTAGATAACTGGGCAACCAAGTGTTTTATATTACGCAGGTCCAATACTTCaggtaattaataataaaaatgaaacctTTCTGTTTGTGAAATGGAAGATACCCTTCATGCCATTTTCCGATCATGTGATATGTTTGATCAATTGTTTCCAAAGAGTGCTGGATTCTCTGCAGCTGCTGATGCAACGAGAGTCTCTGTTGTAATTGGTTTGTTCAAGGTACTGCATAAGATCTTATCATGAAGCCTCTAAAATTATGACTCGTATTTGTTCTTTGTGCCAACTGCCATCCACTCTCCTATTTCTGATGCCAATTCCTATTTGTTGCTGACTGGTCTGCTACAGTTGGCAATGACATGGATAGCTGTCCTAAAAGTTGATGATCTTGGAAGAAGACCATTGCTAATTGGAGGTGTCAGTGGGATTGTATGCATGCTATTACTCTCTAGAACAttattatctctctctctctctctctgttttttttttttggaagtttaTGAATGCGTATTCTGCTTTCCATATGTTTGTGTTACAGGCTCTTTCCTTGTTTTTGCTTTCTGCTTATTACAAATTTCTTGGATATTTCCCTCTTGTTGCTGTTGCAGCTCTGCTTCTATATGTCGGTTGCTACCAGGCAAGTCTATTTTCCTTTGGCTGTGGTCACACAAGTCTATTTTTCCTGTAACTATCGGATGGAATACTGGCATAGTATCATATTTGGTTTGCAAAAGCTAATAGAATATAGCATAAGATGCTGTAGCCATTATCCTACAGCTCCTttcaaaagaaggaaaagaagaaaaagaagaaactaaAACATAGCCATCTCAGCCCCCATAAGATACTCTGTCCATAAGAAAAAGGTAAGGTTGGTTCTGATAATTTTGTTCTCAAAATCTCAGATATCATTTGGGCCTATTAGTTGGCTGATGGTTTCAGAGATTTTCCCACTTCGCACCAGAGGAAGGGGAATCAGTCTTGCAGTTCTGACTAACTTCGGCTCCAATGCCATTGTAACCTTTGCATTCTCACCATTGAAGGTAGGGGTTCTGAATTTGATCTCTGTTACTCCTTTTCCTTTCACATCTGTTGTTTTTTCCTTCGACCTAATTGCTCATGATTGGCATTTTTCTCTACTGGTAGTTGAATTATTACATCAATATCTGTCCATTCTGTAGGAGCTGCTTGGAGCTGAGaacctttttctccttttcGGGGCTATAGCTTTGGTGTCTCTCTTGTTTGTAGTGGTCATCGTCCCAGAGACTAAAGGTTTGAGTTTGGAAGAAATTGAATCCAAAATCTTAAAGTAAAACTCGAAACTGTCAGAACTCATAAGCTTCCAGTGCGCAAATTGTTATGGTTAGTCTGTTATTGTGGTATTGGAAGCTCATCTTTTTCCAACCTCTACAATGGAATGGCTTGCATATCTATATATGCTGTATGCAATATTAGATAATTTGAGAAAACTGTTAGTTCCTAAAACTTGATTACGGTTCGTCATTAAGAACAATATTTCATTGCTCTctctatgatttttctttacCTTCGCAATATAAAATGAAGTTAAAAAGGGTAAATACCCCCTCCATATCAGACATCAGCAAAATCAAAAGGTTGCAAGctgcaaaaagaaaacaataatcaaTGGCTTTCCTGTTAGGAGACATTTCAGCTGATCGTCTTTCTTAAATTGCCCCTGGATGCATTTAACTCAACGAGGCAACATAGACAGGCAACCAGAATCCAGCGACTTCCCGCTGTACCCAATATTGTGGTCACTGGACATGACATTGAAGAATCTATATTTGACATCGAACAAGTCTTGATGTGCATGAACAAGCCCTGATGTATATGTTTGGCGGGGACATCCGACCGAAACATTGTTTATGCGTTTACATGATTATATGATCTTATACAATAAAAGATAGCATGAATCATTGAAAGATTAGGTTTTATCttatgttttggtttaatgaatttgaaattttagttaatgtttattagttaaattttatttattgaatttgatttaattattattaagtattttatttagtgggtTACGAGATTAATTGTTTGTTCTACTtagaattttgatatttatatcttatttttctaaatattatacAGTTATTTGCAAATTTATATACCTTTTCAACCcttattctttctcttcttcaaccttatctttttagttttcttcttcttagtttctttttttcctgcttTAACTTAATACttcatctttaattattttttatgttatattaactttgatatcagagtatgatttttaattgttcttcaaaaaaaagaaagaaaaaaaaggtgcaCATACTCAATTTTCCAGGGACAGCAGCAACACATTAGTCACGCTAGAGATCCACCACAGTTCTGATCAGTCTACCAATCATTCACCGCAGTTGTCAGTGAGGGTTTTCACAAAGATTTGCTAGAAACATGGATTTTTGACAATTGTCAATCAACCTTTGTTGGTATGGGGAATAACTTCCTTGTCCTGGATCTTAGCCTTCACCTTGTCAATGGTGCCTGGGCTCTCGACATCCAGGGTGATGGTCTTTCCAGTCAAAGTCTTGACAaaaatctgcattcctccgcaCCAAGTGAAGAGTTGGCACTGGGCTTTAACTTCTGCCAAATTGGatagtatttgttttatttgtatttttttatcttattaaaaaaaaagattggagaaataaaaaaaagtcaaaaagtCAAATGTAAAGAaagtcaaaaaagaaaaaagaaaaagagagaagagagtcaaaactaaaaaaaataaaggtgacATTTACATCCTAGCTTATTTTAACTATACTACATCAACAACTATCCAAGTTATCTATCATCATAGTCAATCAATCTcactaataaattattttacctTTCCATACGTTAAGTTTTACTATTTTGGTATTACACTTGTTATTCAAAGTTGTGTAGATAATATCTtaagtgtttaaaaaaataatctcatttggcatttttatttattatattcttgCGTATTGACCCATCCTATCATTGAAATTTAGCAATCAAtcctttttcttattaattgtcAACCTTGCCAAAACCAGTGAAAATTGTGaccttttatttagttaattatttatACTTAAGGATCTAGTAATACAtgtttacaattttatttatggtgtattttgttcttgattaatctccacgttaaataaaataaaataaaataaactttatttttgtattgtgatttCACTTACATGAATCATATGTGATcttaattctatttttaaattagtgtTGCATGCATTTGTGAATAGTCATTTACTATCCAACTTTGATTTACAACTATCATGGATTCAAccttaaatgatatttttagaaCCAATCATGAACAAAATACCATAGAGTTTGAGACAATTAGGTTGAGTGTAGTTAGATATGCATTGACACAACCTGAGGGAATCAAGATTAGAGAAGGACTACTCTATTTCACACCTATATTAAGTGTAGAGATAAATGTTGCAagattatcattaataattgaAGTTGTATCAATGCAATATCTTCAAATATTGTAGCTTGCTTAGGCCTAAAACTTGTTCCCCATCCTATGCCATATTATGTGTCATTGGTTAATAATAACTCCATAACAGTCAATGAGAGATGTTTGTTCCCTATCAAATTCCTAGACTATAATGATTAAATTTGGTGTGATGTAATTCCAATGAATGTAGGACATGTCATTTTGGATAGGTCATGGATATATGATTTAGACATCACCATCTTTGGTTTATCAAATTCatgttctttcaattttaaagGTAGAAATATCAAACTCATTGGATTACCACCAAGACCTAGcaataagaacaagaaaaaggagAATGTGAACAAATAAGGATTTAATATAATGTGTCCAGAATAGTTTGAAAATGAGGTTCAATGTTAGGAGTGTTTCAAGATAATTTTCATTATGAGTTTCCTAATTCCTCGATCTACATGCTTAACACCCAACTTGTCATAGATTTTGAGCAGTCTTCTGCGCTTCCTTATTCTTCATCCCGTATGCTTGACATCCATCATGTCATAGATTTTGAACAACCTCTTAATCTACCTAATGTCTTGACCTCTATGCTTAACATCTAACATGTCATAAGTTTGAGCAGTCTGTTAAGCTCCTTAAATCTAACCTTTATTCATGATAAGTAGGATAAGGAAGGCCCTGACTCACTATGTTATGTTCAATGTATATCCATCTAGGACTCAGAAAGTGTGTGTTCCATTCCACACTTCCAATCATATAAGGTTCAAGGTCACAAACCCAGGATGCAAGTATATCTTCCTCTCTTGTCTTCTTACTCTAAAATATTTGATCCAGCTAAGTCTTGCATGTAGAGTTTATAATTTGCATGTTAAGATCATAAAACATATTCAAGCAAGTAATGAATAATAcaaattttgagttgatttataTAAGAATCATGATGTacttaacattgaaaattatttcatgatatagatTAGACCTGAACAATGTCTTTTGTAAACCAGCCATAAATTACAAGTGAGTAGTGCCAAATCATTCAAAGTGTTGCAAATGATTGAATCAAATAGTTATGTTATTAAAATGCCACTAAACTTTGATATTAGCTCTACTTTTCATATGAAGAACCTCATTATATATAGATGGTGTTTGTTTACGCGGTAGCTTTAGCTTTTAAAGCAAACCGCGTAAACTAAACGTTTGGTAACATAAGAAAAGCAGTTTTTTATTTGGTAGGCCCCATAATTTTTTCCATCAAACCGGGGTTTTGCAAAAGAAGCCGGGAGCTGCTTCTCTTTATTTACCTGGGCACTGTTCATAACAGTGCCCATGCcaggtgaattaaattcaccTTGGCACTGTCCACTCAAGAAGTGAACAGTGCCCAGGTGGATTATAATTCACCTGCAATGCGAGAAGCATTCACCTGAcattgttcacgtgaatagtgcCAGGTGAATTTTTTATGCACTATTAACGTGAGCAGAATTCATTGGACTGCGTCCGACccgataaaaaatttttaatatttttaaaattatgttttactaaaaaaactaatgtttaatattatttaataagactacataaattaaaagaacatcGCATGATAATATAtcatttgtggaatttgatctcaattctaattttgtttatgatgatattttacttaattttgttgcacgctcaaaaaaccaTGGAACCTATAgtccttatcggatgaattttgtacgtaatgaaattataaatagtttaatggaataataaataatattttatataaattattatttatttcatgatgtaataggagtaattaattctacaatatttaaatttaaaaccatcaatattaatatatattttttaaaattattttataacctcaatttcaaaagcattcttaactaaacacattaaagtacttttttttcaacctcaatttcaaccacagttttaaccaaacacctattttttcaaaccaaccttaactaaaagtacttttttataaaacaacttttttcaaaccacaaccacaacagctaccgcaatatcaaacacactcaTAAAACATAACAATCTATCTGTCATATATCGATTTTCGGATCCATGACTGGCACATAGATAATGtccataatataaaattttctcaTTTAAACAAACTAGAGTTTTACACGACTTTTGATACCATAATTAAAGTccataatataaatcaacatctTATTATAAGAGTTAATACAAATATCATAATTGTGAAGCTCTAACTAGACATAATAGAATAACATTAATTACAAcaaaagagcaggttctgaagTCTAACAAAAGTGACCTATTAGCAAAACTATACActtgaaaagaataaataatgagaaggtgagttcaacaactagtgagtaaataacatttaatatacaCATATGAGATAATACGGAAAAGAGAAACATATACAATTTTAGCTTTAGGTTTTTACAAGAAGTTTCACAAACATGTCATAACAAAATATATGTTAGCATAGGTATTCTGACTGGCATATCAAATGGTCATATTATAATCAAACAAACATAAATCATATCTCAAGACTCAATTCATGATATCAATCAAATGAGAAGTTATCAATTCAGAAGTGCATAATGGATTAATCAAGAATTTAGTCTCAACAAGAGATCATGCTTAATCATAACAAgataataaacaatataagaattaCCAAGAAGTATGACCAAtttcatattaacaatttaagTATTTGCACTATTCAtcttacatataaaaaattatccactcacttgactaaaaaacaaaaagaactcGAAAATAGATGTCCAAGAAGATCTTACTGATGCCCAGCAGGTAGAGTATTAAGAGTATTTGGATATAAAAGAAGACATACTAAAAAACAACCTGAAAAGAActtacaataaattaaatacatttaacTTAAGGTCTAACCTATAATCCTATATGTTAGGAaccaaaatgaaattataaaccGGAATCGATCCACCCAATCAATCCCAAACATAACCTAAACTGATTGAATCTAAAAGAATCATTCTTCCCTTATTATGAGGTCAACTAGTCGACCAAAATCCAACACCTAACAGGTCTACCAGTTCATCCCAACCAGTGGACTGAAATCTAGTAGGCCAATCGATCTACCAGTTCAACCCCAACTGATCGACTAGTTAGTTAAGAATTTCAGACTAGTTTTCCTAAAATGGCATATTCTAATCCTTAAcccaaaaacctaaaaaaaccaatataaccAACCTATTACAATTCAACCCGTCACACTATAATCAACTAATTCATCACATATaatcaattcatcaattaatttatcaatttaaccttatgtgatgttttgaaaataaatgagTAGGAAAAAGCTACAAAGCCCTTGAATGCTTAGAAGTATGTATAAATGAATAAGGGGTATTGTGGTAATTTAACAAaacttaataatataaatagaagaaaaaaaggaaagagggatatgaaaattaaaagagagaacCGAcaggagagaagagagaaagaaaaagaagagaaaagagggaaagataAGGGAAAGGGAAGGGAGTTggagaaaataagtttaaaggtaagatttaagttttaaaatgtttaaatgtGTGTTCTTTGAGCtttaaatttctgttttgatgaATGTTAGGGCTTTAAAGATTGTGTTTTGGgttgattgatgaattgattTAAATGTTATGGGTAATgagttaattagttaattttgagagattgtaagtaaaaaatgatgattttgagttgtgattttgtttgaatggtgaatTTTTGTTAGAAATCATGATATAACAGTAGGTAATCTGTGAAAATTCTGattttgaggt from the Populus nigra chromosome 1, ddPopNigr1.1, whole genome shotgun sequence genome contains:
- the LOC133673099 gene encoding D-xylose-proton symporter-like 3, chloroplastic isoform X2, with translation MAYSAITSPPPLRFHSPFHHQPPKPRPHSLVFCSFGDQKNPTSKTSCLFKPNKNIPFFSHQPLLSASKMRFNYSAGEEAEPLVTDATNQEDFSWSSVILPFFFPALGGLLFGYDIGATSGATLSLQSAELSGISWFNLSAVQLGLVVSGSLYGALLGSLLVYPIADFLGRRRELIAAALLYVFGGLVTGFAPGLNVLLLGRLLYGLGIGLAMHGAPLYIAETCPSQIRGTLISLKELFIVLGILMGFLVGSIQINAVGGWRYMYGFGVPISLLMGLGMWSLPPSPRWLLLRAVQGKGSFQEYKEKAISALSKLRGRPPGDKVSEKQIEESLVSLKSAYKEDETEGSFLEVFQGPSLKAFVIGGGLVLFQQITGQPSVLYYAGPILQSAGFSAAADATRVSVVIGLFKLAMTWIAVLKVDDLGRRPLLIGGVSGIALSLFLLSAYYKFLGYFPLVAVAALLLYVGCYQISFGPISWLMVSEIFPLRTRGRGISLAVLTNFGSNAIVTFAFSPLKELLGAENLFLLFGAIALVSLLFVVVIVPETKGLSLEEIESKILK
- the LOC133673099 gene encoding D-xylose-proton symporter-like 3, chloroplastic isoform X1, which codes for MAYSAITSPPPLRFHSPFHHQPPKPRPHSLVFCSFGDQKNPTSKTSCLFKPNKNIPFFSHQPLLSASKMRFNVQYSAGEEAEPLVTDATNQEDFSWSSVILPFFFPALGGLLFGYDIGATSGATLSLQSAELSGISWFNLSAVQLGLVVSGSLYGALLGSLLVYPIADFLGRRRELIAAALLYVFGGLVTGFAPGLNVLLLGRLLYGLGIGLAMHGAPLYIAETCPSQIRGTLISLKELFIVLGILMGFLVGSIQINAVGGWRYMYGFGVPISLLMGLGMWSLPPSPRWLLLRAVQGKGSFQEYKEKAISALSKLRGRPPGDKVSEKQIEESLVSLKSAYKEDETEGSFLEVFQGPSLKAFVIGGGLVLFQQITGQPSVLYYAGPILQSAGFSAAADATRVSVVIGLFKLAMTWIAVLKVDDLGRRPLLIGGVSGIALSLFLLSAYYKFLGYFPLVAVAALLLYVGCYQISFGPISWLMVSEIFPLRTRGRGISLAVLTNFGSNAIVTFAFSPLKELLGAENLFLLFGAIALVSLLFVVVIVPETKGLSLEEIESKILK